The genomic stretch CAAGTAAGATTTCTCCTCTCTTGACTAATCCTTCATTGTAAATTTTCCAATCTATGAGAGAGTTATAATTCTTTTTCGGTTTACATAATGCAGGTTTCTTTTTATGCTTAAGTTTATGGATATGACAATAGACTGCTTGTCTTGTTATTCCATATTGTTCTGCAATTTGGGAAGCCTTTTTGCCCTGGCTTAATAACTCTTCAACC from bacterium encodes the following:
- a CDS encoding transposase, which codes for MANLTAEKVEELLSQGKKASQIAEQYGITRQAVYCHIHKLKHKKKPALCKPKKNYNSLIDWKIYNEGLVKRGEILLDFELFENWQEELDLMNTNKRGRPYYYPEALIWFLSRLKSIFKIDYRTLEGIARKLIVF